Within Macaca nemestrina isolate mMacNem1 chromosome X, mMacNem.hap1, whole genome shotgun sequence, the genomic segment cgggcagatcacctgaggtcaggagttcaagaccagcctggccaatatggtgaaaccccatctctactaaaaatacgaaaattagccaggtgcggtggtgggcacctgtagtcccagctactcaggaggatgaggcaggagaatcgcttgagcctggaaggcagaggttgcgatgagtcaagattgtgccattgcactctagcctgagcaacagagtgagactccatctcaacaacaacaacaaaagaacatcTACTCAAAGTGGGAGGTAGGATACCTGATTCCTTTTATAAACATATGATCATTGACTTATTACCTGAAGGTTGTCACTCATTCATAGAAGATCTCATCTTACTGAGTAAATTGTTTCCATTGACTGAGATTCTTCACTACAGCACCCAGTACATCAGTTCATTCTCTCatattcagcctttttttttcacTGGTACTTTATTGTGACTTACTAAGGTTTAAGCAACGGCTCCTGATGCTCTGCTGTATCCATTTGGGTGTGCAGAAAAAcatgttgtttttttctcacaCTATTGCCTTTATGAATGAAAAGtcatcttttatatatattatatatattttttattattatacttgaagaaaaacatgttttaaaaactgtAGCACACCATCCCTTGTCTTCCAACTCAGAACTAACTAGATCAACCTTTAGTCAAAAAGATGATGGGAACTCTATGTAGTCATGTAGTCAATTAGACCAAAATGTAGAGGTAGcaagaacatctttttttttttttttttaaagggcatagtgctttatttatattcattcagCAAAATCTAGTTTTCTGTTTATAATGAAGAACAGCataatttgatttacattttggAGGACTTGTGAAATGAATTTGATACCTTTCcaggtttatcttttttttttttttttttttttttgagatggagtcagtcttgctctgtcacccaggctggagtgcagtggcactatcttggctcactgcaacctctacctcccaagttaaagtgattctcctgcctcagcctcctgagtagctgggactacaggtgcccgccaccatgcccagctaaattttgtatttttagtacagacagggtttcaccatgttggtcaggctggtcttgaactcctgactttgtgatccacccgccttggcctcccaaagtgctaggattacaggtatgagctaccgcgcctggccgcaaCAAGGTCTTTATATgttctttgtctttggttccTAGGATTAAGACCCTACATGCCCAGATTATTGAGAAGGATGCCATGATCAAAGTACTCCAACAGCGTTCCCGGAAGGAGCCGAGCAAGACAGAGCAGCTGTCGTGCATGCGGCCAGCGAAGTCTCTGATGTCCATTTCCAATGCTGGATCAGGCTTGCTCTCCCACTCATCCACCCTGACTGGCACCCCCATCATGGAAGAAAAGCGAGATGACAAGAGCTGGAAGGGGAGCCTAGGTAATGACAGTAAATAAGGAAGATTATAGTCATGTGTTCAAAGAGAGCCATGAGACAAGCACCCATGCTTAAGGAAAAGGGATGATGGTCCAGGTTCTGGAGAGGAAGGTGTACCAGGGTTTTGGGTTCATATTCCTCCTGAGACCCTAGTTCCACATTCTGGAGCTCCTCCACACTTTGAAGTCTCCTGGTGAGAATACTGATTGAGGCCAAAGCCTAGAGGACAAGAATCTTGAGTTTCATTTGGGTGTGAAGGAAGGTAACTCTAATTTCCTCTAAAATATTCTCACATTTGACCTTTGCCATGTGGCACCTTTATCTTTCTCCAGAACCCATGTGGCCTTTTTGTCATTCAGAATTTCAAAATTCCAGCATTTCTGTGTTCCTTCCTCCTCTATAATAGGAGAACCCAGAGTTTTAGTTACGCTAAATCGTTTGGGTAGCAGGTTTTGTTCCCACAGTGTTCTGAGATGAGAACAGAATGTACTTTTTCATTCCATTCCTGTCCATTCCCTCCCCTCTAATCAAAACCCCAGACATATTGTGGATACCACGGGCACATTTTTAGAGCCTGAGGAAGGAagcttatatgtatttttattttaaccctttttgttgcttttaattCCTTTCTTGGTCCTCTGATACTTATAATATCTTTTGGTTAGAATAAGCATTTTGGAGACTATGGTCATGGTGAGAACCTTAGATCACACAATTATTACCACACTTAATCTGTGTCAATAGACTTATTCTCCAAATCCTTTCTTGCTCCCTGGTAATGTGTGGTAATGGTTTATAAGTGGAGCCGAGTAGGAGCATTCTGACAACTTGGTGGAACCCAATCACcattggaaaaataaatcaaaacagaTACCCAGGTCACTTACAGGCTTAATATGTTGTGCCAGGTGATGGATGAGGACCAGAGGGATCTTCGAAGTCTGTAAGAAACTTTTAGCCATGGTTGGAGGAGCCTCACACACTGATTTCTGGGTTCCCtggaggcaaaaataaataatttagacaCATTCaaatttcttctgaaatttgAATGGGAGAACAGGTAATTAGATGTCTGGATTTGAATcacctatttttttctaatgtctgtTCCCCTTTCATTTGTAGGCATTCTCTTGGGTGGAGACTACCGTGCTGAATATGTCCCTTCCACACCCTCGCCTGTGCCCCCCTCGACTCCCCtgctctcggctcactccaaGACAGGCAGCCGAGACTGCAGTACCCAAACTGAACGTGGGACGGAATCGAACAAAACTGCAACTGTTGCTCCCATCTCTGTTGCTGCTCCAGTTGCTGCCGCCGCCACTGCTGCCGCCATCACCGCCACTGCtgccactatcaccaccaccatggTAGCTGCTACTCcagttgctgttgctgctgctccagctgctgctgctgctgttgctgctgcccCGTCTCCAGCCACCGCTGCTGCtattgctgctgctgtttctcCAGCTGCTGCTGGTCAGATTCCAGCTGCTGCCTCTGTTGCCTCAGCTGCTGCcgttgctcctcctcctcctcctcctcctcctcctcctcctcctcctcctgctgctgctgctgctgctgctgctgctgctgctgctgttcagGTTGCTCCAGCTGCTCCGGCTCCGGTTCCAGCTCCGGCTCTGGTTCCAGTTCCGGCTTCAGCAGCGGCTCAGGCTTCTGCTCCTGCTCAGACTCAGGCACCAACTTCAGCTACGGCTGCAGCTCCAACTCCAGCTCCAACTCCAACTCCAGCTGTGGCTCAGGCTGAGGTTCCTGCAAGTCCAGCTACCGGTCCTGGACCACATCGTTTGTCTATACCAAGTTTGACCTGCAATCCAGACAAAGCAGGTAATTATTCCCTTTAGCAGGTAACTTTTGGTTTAGTTCTGCTCTCAAATACAGATTTATTTCTTGTTGCCTGATGTCTGGGCAGAGTTATCCTTTGGACTGAATTTTTCATGCTctaagggagagagaagagagtctGTAAATGACTTCTCATCCACCAAGATGGGAACAGGCATgagtggaggccattatcttagcagaagtaaatgagggaGGTGACAAGTCTCACTTTGCCATTGGCTTCATGAGGGCTCTGATGGTGTCTAGTTCTAGAAATACAGGTTTTTTCTTCATCCCTAAGTGTTTTCTAACCCTTATTTCCATTTAGATGGGCCTGTGTTCCACTCCAATACTCTGGAAAGAAAAACTCCCATTCAGATCCTGGGACAAGAGCCTGATGCAGAGATGGTGGAATATCTCATCTAAACGGCCAAATCAAGAGCTGCAGATTCTCAGCAAAAATGCTTTTAATCATTTCCCCCTTGTATTGGTTCTTGTTTTGGGGGTGAGGACAAGGGTTGGGGGGAGGGGATGTTTTTTAACAGGACTTTTTGTTGGAACAATGTACTACTTGAGTAATACCATGTGAACCACCAGTCTATTCTGGTATGCTTAGGGAGTACCTCTAAAGACAGATTAATCAGAATGTGCTCTAAAGCTTATTGTTTGAATTTATACAAATACTGGGACTGTTAACGGGTGGGCATACATCAGTGTTTTCAATGTgcttaaatttgtttaaaatttccatattcTAGATCATTTTTAATTGAAGAGCACAGTAtgtgtggaagacagtgtgtaaCACGTAGTTTGGAAGTGGGAAGCTGGAGAGAATTGAGTGTGTGCTGTCTTGTATAGTTACTATCCTGTGCAGCAGCCGGAGAAAGCTCTCACCTCAGGCTTATAAAAGGGAATAGTTTCAGGAGCTATGTAAGCTGGAAAAAAGGTAGGGAGTTTTGGGGTGCAGAAGGGTGCTGGAGCtaattttttcttccaatttcccAGCTACCCTGCCCCAGGGAATTGTGTTTGTCTTCATTTCAGTGGTGCTTTGGAAACGGATTCTTTTGGTTCCCTCCTGGAGGTtcatacattcatatatatgcTCTGGAATAATTTATGCATTTGGATAATTAATATATTGCTTTCAGATGCTGGGAGAGTACATTAACTGAGTGATGCACAACTTCCTCTCTCTTAGGGAGTTAGACCATCAGAGGCCTTGATGGAGACTTGCGTGAGGTGCTATATGCAGACTTTCATGGTCTGTGTGTAGCCATGAACATAGCTTGCTTGCATTTATTAAGACCAATCAGCTTAGTGTTTATTTCTTCTACAGCACAGATTCACTGGCTGGGGCTCCAGTCTCAAATTGCCAATCATTTGCAAAGTGAGGAAGGATCTTTGTTGACAGGTTGAATGCTTTGAATTTCTGGTGACTACTTTGAAATAACTTGTTTTGTGTGTCAAATTCTAAGCATATGTCTTAAAAGGCATTTTTGACTATCATCTCCAAGGGAATAACATGAGAAACCCAAAGTACTATGCTGCAGTCGGGGGAGAGGTGGATTGCAGCAGTATCCTCAACTACCTCTTCTCACTGTcagtgactccatcttggaatACCTTTGGGAAGCAGCGGGAAATGTGCATGTGGGTAGAGATCAAAGGAGGCAATGGTTCCAAGCCTTGCCATAGGGCTGCCTCCAAGAACACAGAAGGATGCCAGTTGCCACAGGTCCCTGCCCTGTGTCACCTGTCTGCCCTTCATTAAGGTGACAAATCTGCAGATAGCATCATTAAGATCAGTTTTAAGGGGTATAGGGAGGGTGAGGGAAGGTGGGGGGGTGTTAGGTAAGGGTGGGGGGGGGTAGAGGTTTTGGGATGTCTTAGTTAGAAACCAGATTAATAGAAGAGTAGGCCTGTTATATTACATCATGAGCCATAGCGGTGGGAGAGAACTTTAGCAATAGAGCCCTACCCCCTCATTTTAGtgatgaggaatctgagaactggaGAGGTtcagtgactttttaaaagtcacacAACACAGCTAACCATTATGCCAATCACCATGCTTATTTTGGGAAgctcttatctttttttaattccattttacgAAAAGACATCTTCATGGTCCAGGGAATATGTATCTTGTAAAATGCCCCTGGCTGGAGTAGCTTGTCCAGTCTTGACAAACTACTGAATTTCTGTCTTGCCTCTCCTTCAGTGCCTTTTAAAAGGTTTTCCCTTTTCTGATCTGCATTACAACATCGAGTCACATAAATGTCCCCCCTAAGAAACCAATCCCACTTCTTACTAGGAGATTGGGTATCTTAGATAATCTTTTGGGGTTCCTCTGTGAGTATAGGAATGATATCTTTCCTAATTATCTTCCAAAGGaattattctgtgtgtgtgtgtgtgtgtgtgtgtgtgtgtgtgtgtgtgtgtaaagagagAGACATAAAGGAAGGGTGATGTGATTTTCAGCTAGTCCTTTCACATTTTCAATAATGAGGTAATCATGTTACATACACATTAGTCCTCAGTTATAAAGTGAATCTcagatagaaattaaaaatgcagtTGTGTTAAGACTCTTTCATACTACCCTTTAGTCGTAAGGAGAAAAATAACCTCAAATAGTAGAAGCAGCAAGTAGCAAACTTCAGGAGAGCTACTTTCTatccaaataaataatttaaaaacacttttcacCTACTCCTTTCATGGTTATAACACATTGGCAGACTTTTTGCTGGCTCTGGGAACCATGATTTGAATCACATTCTGCAAGGTGACAAATGTCATACATTCCACATTGTGTGGTAGCCATCTCTTTAGACTCATGTGTTtgggggaaaggaagaagttCTTGGTTAAGTACTATTTTGAACTTTCCAGAACCTATCTGTCCTCTCATACCAGAGACAGTTCCTCTCTGCTCAGTTTCCAACCCCGGATAATTCGCTAAAATAACATTGTACAtctaagagaggaaagaagagtatGTCAGTATATTATGCAGAAGATAGATAGAGCCTTTTCAGAAGATCTCCACTAGTTGTTGATCCAAAAATTCAACTTTATGGGAGAAATCTCAATTAGCCACCTTTTCACAGTTGTGTGGATGTAACATTTGGGGGCTCTTTCTGGACTCCTACCTATCTGTGCATTTTACTGGCACCTCAGGAAAGGAGGGTGACCAGGTTGTCTTAGCTTGTACTGCTTGGTGGTCTCTGAGGACCTTCTAAGTCAGTTGTACCCCAATGTTCCATGTATAGAAAAACTTCATTAGAACAAACTTTACTTGATATGAAACTCCTATTAACAgtcttttttgaaataaaagtagcttgagctttcttttaaaatcatgtatCTTGATTGTTGATTTAATGAAGGATTTCCTTTTAATGCTGCTTTTGAGCTTCAAGGTAATAGGACAGCAGGAACCTAAAATATCTGCCATCATCTGCCATAGGAAAGATACCCAGAGACCCGTCatgttctctttttgttgttaCACTGTTGAGTGGGTATAACAATTGGAAGATGAACAAACTGATTGATTGTGCAAACTACTTTTTATGACAAGCCTAAACCCTGATAATGCGGCAGCTTAAAGTGTATACATATGCACTAACTTTGATCAATTATATTCTCATATCTGTTAGCCACACAATCTCCTATTATCTCAATTGCTTATGCGCATATGGAGTATGTTACTTAAAACGTGCATTCTTACTGAAAATGTTTTCTAAGGAAGATATCAGCTGTGGGCTAATTGCCACCAATTTCAGCCTGCCACGATTCTTGGAAATGTATCTTCCAAGTGCCATCCATCATCAGTAGGACAAGTGTCGggagtttgtttatttttttccagtagcAACGATGGGTTACATGGAGCCATGAAACCTCCTTCTGGCCTCCCTTGTGATTAATGGCATGTGTTTGTAAAATGGATAGCTGGGGTTGGCAGATGGCTAGAGAAGAATCGCCTTTGGTTTAAAATGTATGTGGTCCCCTAATGATTGTGACCCCATTCTGTAATCAACTGAGCTAGTTCCAATAAAGTTAAGCAGGTTTAAATCCACTTTGTGCCTATCTTTTCACTGACAATAAagttagctattttaaaatgcagtacCGTGTGGAAAATGCTTTGGTGTTTACCCGACAGAGGCTTTATTTGTGCTGTATCAGTGATTACTTTCAATTCAGTATGCAGTGAAATTGCCTTTCAAGGGCAGCGTGCAGCAGAATTTGCATTTGCTTGAAGTATGGAATGTGATTATAGATTATAAAGTATTAAGacaacaccacaggccacatgcTCTAATCGGTCTCTTTATATACTCAGGCAGCATATATTAAAAGCTTTGCATCTTTTTATCTCCTGGTTTCTAGGGATAAAATGATGGCCACCCAAAGCAGAGAATTCATCCTTTGgttagcattttggaaggccccTTGATATTCCTTTTGTACCCTTGTTCTGATGCCAATTCATCAGTTTTGGTTGAGGGAGcttgttattaaaaacaaatcaaaaccacaaacgAGTTGGCTCTTCACTGAAAATGTTAAGGCTGCCTTTACACTGCCCTTTCTGTGCCTCCTGTTTACCAATGAGTTCCAAACCTGACTGGTGAGGCAAGGATCCCCAAGGACTTTGAAATGACACGTTTTCACAGTGAAATAGACTTGATGGGTGTCGCAAAAGGGATAGGGCAGGGGGTCTAGAATTCATTCAACTgtaaatttgatttttcttaaagttGGACTTGATTCCCTCCATATTTATGATGAGTGCTTTGAAAACCGTATGGATAAAAGCCTTCCCTCCTTTTCAGGACAAAGAAGATAAGGTATTAAGTTCACCAGACCTTCTTACAAAGCTTTGGAAAgcattcttttcagaaatgtattGTGCCCATTTCTTAAGGGGCAGTCACTTGTTGGAAGAAAAAGCCAATGTTCCTTCAAAAATGTGTTagattggccaggcgcggtggctcacacctgtaatcctagcactttgggaggctgaggcgggtggatcatgaagtcaggagttcgagactagcctggccaagatggtgaaaccccatctctactaaaactacaaaaattagccaggtgtggtggcgggcgcctgtaatcccagctacttgggagacggaggcaggagaatcgcttgaacccaggcagcagaggttgtagtgggccgagatcttgccactgcactccagcctagaagacagagtaagactgtctcaaaaaaaaaaaaaaaaaaagtgttagattGCATTGTAGGAGCATTTCTAGATATTATTATCCAGTTATATAACTGATCTGGCATCCGCATGGTACTTCATCTCTCCCTTTCTGTGTGCATTTCCTATTGAGATAAGTGATCTGCACACACTATATGAGTTACAcagtggcagaaaaaaaaaaaatgtcctgctTCCCACCTCCATCTTGTTCTGCAGGAAGGTTTTTATTggagaaaaaatgtaaatggttTGGTCTTAGATCACTTTTTACATTGACTGGCAACTGCCCTGGTATTTCAGTGAAGAGCCCTGTGTTACAGGACTTAGTttccaagaagaaaaatgttcCCCACAGCACCAAAATTTTATAACACATTACAAATGCCCACTCTTTAGATGCACAAACTAACCAAGCCCATGGTATGTATTTTCGTCTCCATGTTTTTTTATTTGCTAGTAACCTCTAcctcgcctcaaaaaaaaaaaaaaaaaaaaaaaaaaaaaaaaaaaaaaaagatgccagtCAAAGCAAAGGGCTGAATCTATAAAGATGAAGTggtttctttaactttttattaaggaaaaattCAAGCATATGCAAAAACCGAATAGCTAAGGCACCTCCATTTACCCATTTCTAGGCTTCAGCAATTATCAATACATGGCTGATCTTGCTTCATTTATCACCCCTACCCACCCTATGTTATTTTGGAGCATATCCCGGACATCATAGCGTTTCGtccataaatatttcaatatgcaTAAcgataaaaattttaataatgaaaaagtcaAGTGTTACATCTGGAACCAAAATATATAACACATcaaacacatagaaaaaaatgacagcaTGTTTGCCACTTACAAAGCTTCTTCATCTGATCCCACAACTTCTGCTTTAAATTGAAACATACGGTCTCAAAAACAGAGGGGTTCCTTCTCTCACAACCCACATATCAAAGGGCAGGATTGTTTTTTAAAGGCTCCCCAGCATAGGTTCCAAgctattatttctccttcactcatATAAAAAGCTCTGGCTCCCTTAATGTCCCTGTCATCCAGTTGTTCCTTGTTTACCCTCGTCTTCTAAGTTGGTCACTATCCCAAGTGCACTGATGGTTTTGGGCCCTGGATCACAGTTGTCTCTCTACCCCAAACAACCCAGACAGCATCTTGGCCCATCAGCTCCTTGGCCTCTCTACCTTCACTGACCTCCACGTCCAttccacctcagctcactgtgcCCATGGCCAACCCAGAGCTGATAATCAATCAGCACTGCTCCACTGTGGATATGTCCGCCAGTACCCTACTCTCTGACCACAGTCTCCCACCCTCTCAGTTTGCCTGCTCTGACTCTATCTACTTTTTCACTCCAACGAGACCTCAAATCCCGCAATGCCTCCATTTCCTCCCAAACTTTTAGCTCTTACCCATCTATTCTTGGCCTCAAACTcgatcacttgaacctgcaatCAATTCATACCCTCCAAGAACCTCAACCATTCATCACAAAATCAGAAACTTACGAGTCATCCTtgacacctctctctctctgttagcTAACATCCAATCTATTACTGATCCTATCGAAATAAATCTCAAAATTCATTCACTTCGTTCCAACTCTACTGCCTACAGCCTATTCTAAGCCACCATTATCCTTCACCTAGTCTATTTTAGTAGCCTATTCACTGATATGCCATGCcgaatctttttgttgttgttgtttttgttttttgaaacagagtttcactcttgttggccaggctggagtgcaatggcgcgaccttggctcactgcaaccttggcctcctgggttcaagtgattctcctgcctcagcctcccgagtagcaggttacaggcaaccgccaccacgcccagttaatttttgtatttttagtggagatggggtttcgctatgttggccaggctggtctcaaactcctgacctcaagtgatccactcacctcagcctcccaa encodes:
- the LOC105490487 gene encoding angiomotin isoform X3, coding for MPRAQPSSASYQPVPADPFAIVSRAQQMVEILSDENRNLRQELEGCYEKVARLQKVETEIQRVSEAYENLVKSSSKREALEKAMRNKLEGEIRRMHDFNRDLRERLETANKQLAEKEYEGSEDTRKTISQLFAKNKESQREKEKLEAELATARSNNEDQRRHIEIRDQALSNAQAKVVKLEEELKKKQVYVDKVEKMQQALVQLQAACEKREQLEHRLRTRLERELESLRIQQRQGNCQPTSVSEYNATALMELLREKEERILALEADMTKWEQKYLEENVMRHFALDAAATVAAQRDTTVISHSPNTSYDTALEARIQKEEEEILMANKRCLDMEGRIKTLHAQIIEKDAMIKVLQQRSRKEPSKTEQLSCMRPAKSLMSISNAGSGLLSHSSTLTGTPIMEEKRDDKSWKGSLGILLGGDYRAEYVPSTPSPVPPSTPLLSAHSKTGSRDCSTQTERGTESNKTATVAPISVAAPVAAAATAAAITATAATITTTMVAATPVAVAAAPAAAAAVAAAPSPATAAAIAAAVSPAAAGQIPAAASVASAAAVAPPPPPPPPPPPPPPAAAAAAAAAAAAVQVAPAAPAPVPAPALVPVPASAAAQASAPAQTQAPTSATAAAPTPAPTPTPAVAQAEVPASPATGPGPHRLSIPSLTCNPDKADGPVFHSNTLERKTPIQILGQEPDAEMVEYLI